From the Oryzias latipes chromosome 22, ASM223467v1 genome, one window contains:
- the LOC110013663 gene encoding uncharacterized protein LOC110013663 isoform X2: MVPLGCTVNELYEQTKIKMLRIYLCTREKEKEDSLTDVILSDTSSDFEPSEPSEDRSAKGGESSKQSRPHSELHYIEILHSPPPDDDDGSNLHLPTSNQEVEDDCLILAFHEEAEQLVGEPNLAQAINASLEDFEIQFGPHSGDDGASLVSTLPWNPDTLDTNQHSTWSEGSASSNIDQVFQTTPVMDIRCVSIRRINVVQDLIDVFMDPEVLNTKLKMDLNNEKGFDGDGVSREVYSAFWELFLEQCEGEEERVPRLRPDFTQEHWEAVGRVWLKGYLDHGIIPIQLSPAFVLAFCQGVSSVDEERLMMSFNTFISGPERMAVEKALQNNMDETVEEDLLDLFSRMGSHCLPSGDHLRASLLTMAHKVLLQEPKFIIDCFHSIIHNVVPPLTEKDIMNLYESKKPTNKKVAQTIKPTVENLDPQQQSAFNHLVRYVRSADQKKL, translated from the exons ATGGTTCCACTTGGATGCACAGTAAATGAGTTATATGAgcagaccaaaataaaaatgctgcgAATTTATTTGTGTACtcgagaaaaggaaaaagaggatTCTCTCACAGATGTCATTCTTTCGGACACATCTTCGGATTTCGAACCTTCTGAACCTTCTGAGGACAGATCCGCAAAG GGAGGAGAATCAAGTAAGCAGTCAAGACCCCACTCTGAGTTGCACTACATAGAGATTCTCCATTCACCTCctccagatgatgatgatgggagTAATTTACATTTACCCACAAGCAACCAGGAAGTTGAAGATGACTGCCTAATCCTAGCTTTTCATGAAGAGGCAGAACAGTTAGTCGGTGAGCCTAATCTTGCCCAGGCTATCAATGCATCTCTTGAAGACTTTGAAATACAGTTTGGACCTCACTCTGGCGATGATGGAGCAAGTCTTGTCTCCACTCTTCCCTGGAATCCAGATACTCTCGACACAAATCAG CATTCAACGTGGAGTGAAGGATCTGCATCATCAAATATCGATCAAGTGTTCCAAACCACACCTGTAATGGACATCCGCTGTGTTTCAATTAGGCGTATCAATGTAGTTCAGGATCTCATAGATGTCTTTATGGACCCAGAAGTCCTTAATACAAAGCTAAAGATGGATTTGAACAATGAAAAAGGTTTTGATGGTGACGGTGTATCCAGAGAAGTCTACTCTGCTTTCTGGGAGCTTTTCTTAGAACAATGTGAGGGGGAGGAGGAACGAGTTCCCAGACTTCGACCAGACTTCACGCAAGAGCACTGGGAAGCTGTTGGAAGAGTTTGGTTGAAAGGATATCTGGACCATGGCATCATACCAATCCAACTGTCACCAGCTTTTGTTCTTGCTTTCTGTCAAGGAGTCAGTTCAGTAGATGAGGAACGTTTGATGATGtcctttaatacatttatttcaggGCCTGAGCGAATGGCAGTTGAGAAAGCTCTCCAAAACAACATGGATGAAACTGTTGAAGAAGACCTGCTGGATCTTTTTTCTAGAATGGGCTCACATTGTCTGCCCTCAGGAGACCATTTACGGGCCTCTCTTTTAACAATGGCACATAAAGTATTGCTTCAAGAGCCAAAGTTTATAATAGACTGTTTCCACTCCATCATCCACAATGTGGTTCCACCTCTGACTGAAAAAGACATCATGAACCTTTATGAGTCTAAAAagccaacaaacaaaaaagtggcCCAAACAATAAAGCCAACAGTGGAAAACcttgatccacagcagcagTCAGCCTTTAACCATCTGGTAAGGTATGTGAGAAGTGCTGaccaaaaaaaactgtag
- the LOC110013663 gene encoding uncharacterized protein LOC110013663 isoform X1 has protein sequence MVPLGCTVNELYEQTKIKMLRIYLCTREKEKEDSLTDVILSDTSSDFEPSEPSEDRSAKNRRKQIKAARSHIIRKSAKKTERGNQYDPKSSDSDTSPSVFTKKNHGLGGESSKQSRPHSELHYIEILHSPPPDDDDGSNLHLPTSNQEVEDDCLILAFHEEAEQLVGEPNLAQAINASLEDFEIQFGPHSGDDGASLVSTLPWNPDTLDTNQHSTWSEGSASSNIDQVFQTTPVMDIRCVSIRRINVVQDLIDVFMDPEVLNTKLKMDLNNEKGFDGDGVSREVYSAFWELFLEQCEGEEERVPRLRPDFTQEHWEAVGRVWLKGYLDHGIIPIQLSPAFVLAFCQGVSSVDEERLMMSFNTFISGPERMAVEKALQNNMDETVEEDLLDLFSRMGSHCLPSGDHLRASLLTMAHKVLLQEPKFIIDCFHSIIHNVVPPLTEKDIMNLYESKKPTNKKVAQTIKPTVENLDPQQQSAFNHLVRYVRSADQKKL, from the exons ATGGTTCCACTTGGATGCACAGTAAATGAGTTATATGAgcagaccaaaataaaaatgctgcgAATTTATTTGTGTACtcgagaaaaggaaaaagaggatTCTCTCACAGATGTCATTCTTTCGGACACATCTTCGGATTTCGAACCTTCTGAACCTTCTGAGGACAGATCCGCAAAG aacagaagaaaacagatAAAAGCTGCAAGAAGCcacatcatcagaaaatccGCCAAGAAGACTGAAAGAGGCAATCAGTATGATCCCAAATCATCAGATTCTGATACATCACCCAGTGTCTTCACAAAGAAAAATCATGGACTA GGAGGAGAATCAAGTAAGCAGTCAAGACCCCACTCTGAGTTGCACTACATAGAGATTCTCCATTCACCTCctccagatgatgatgatgggagTAATTTACATTTACCCACAAGCAACCAGGAAGTTGAAGATGACTGCCTAATCCTAGCTTTTCATGAAGAGGCAGAACAGTTAGTCGGTGAGCCTAATCTTGCCCAGGCTATCAATGCATCTCTTGAAGACTTTGAAATACAGTTTGGACCTCACTCTGGCGATGATGGAGCAAGTCTTGTCTCCACTCTTCCCTGGAATCCAGATACTCTCGACACAAATCAG CATTCAACGTGGAGTGAAGGATCTGCATCATCAAATATCGATCAAGTGTTCCAAACCACACCTGTAATGGACATCCGCTGTGTTTCAATTAGGCGTATCAATGTAGTTCAGGATCTCATAGATGTCTTTATGGACCCAGAAGTCCTTAATACAAAGCTAAAGATGGATTTGAACAATGAAAAAGGTTTTGATGGTGACGGTGTATCCAGAGAAGTCTACTCTGCTTTCTGGGAGCTTTTCTTAGAACAATGTGAGGGGGAGGAGGAACGAGTTCCCAGACTTCGACCAGACTTCACGCAAGAGCACTGGGAAGCTGTTGGAAGAGTTTGGTTGAAAGGATATCTGGACCATGGCATCATACCAATCCAACTGTCACCAGCTTTTGTTCTTGCTTTCTGTCAAGGAGTCAGTTCAGTAGATGAGGAACGTTTGATGATGtcctttaatacatttatttcaggGCCTGAGCGAATGGCAGTTGAGAAAGCTCTCCAAAACAACATGGATGAAACTGTTGAAGAAGACCTGCTGGATCTTTTTTCTAGAATGGGCTCACATTGTCTGCCCTCAGGAGACCATTTACGGGCCTCTCTTTTAACAATGGCACATAAAGTATTGCTTCAAGAGCCAAAGTTTATAATAGACTGTTTCCACTCCATCATCCACAATGTGGTTCCACCTCTGACTGAAAAAGACATCATGAACCTTTATGAGTCTAAAAagccaacaaacaaaaaagtggcCCAAACAATAAAGCCAACAGTGGAAAACcttgatccacagcagcagTCAGCCTTTAACCATCTGGTAAGGTATGTGAGAAGTGCTGaccaaaaaaaactgtag